One region of Solanum pennellii chromosome 6, SPENNV200 genomic DNA includes:
- the LOC107023460 gene encoding uncharacterized protein LOC107023460 — translation MDSSKPNPQSMRVLIRPPIPPSHSQTPSVLPSHAQAPAPSPHPLPSTSSEAPATSPSPLNPQSGVVVVGFIGKRHDDVAYLMNRIIDSNVFGSGGLDKPIFVNKPDEKTDFAVTDDMKSWFEFRNISYHHDEEKGILFLQFSSTRCPLMEGNLESKMGFDSLLEDYEYGDLQAMLFMFSVCHVVVFIQEGPRFDTQILKKLRVLQAAKQAMAPFVKSQSLSPSVSGSPFASPSRRATSGRSSDNPSPVKSRGIFNRNNSAITLMSGLGSYTSLLPGQCTPVTLFVFLDDFADDYPSSSVEEPGDISSANQSSSVGASARPSLAPKVSGSVVVLARPMSKSEGGFRKKLQSSLEAQIRFSIKKYRTLSGSETGHTGSRSGGVSNSAMLFSLDASKAVALLDITSNKRGESLEFATGLVEDVLNGKATSDSLLFESHSQSANREDLLSIKEFICRQTDILRGRGGVVSNTNSGPASGVGMVAVAAAAAAASAASGKTFTSPELPHLEKWLSSSQHILQAILSAKYAIADETEISKRRQRNSVSPPLEENASKVSDPLEIAMSNLASGRGINTRFSTLWCQKALPVAKETYLNELPSCYPTSQHKAHLERALHAFNSMVKGPAVQLYLQKLEEECTFIWTSGRQLCDAVSLTGKPCMHQRHDVETGGLCSSDDIKIHSSGYDFLHACACGRSRLLRPDPFDFETANVTFNRSMDCDKLLPTIQLPQGSDTSGPIHSLAWSLIRVGNARYYQPSKGLMQSGFSSTQKFLLRWTILLEKPKYENGLLSSNSEQANINRFGGNARDEPNTDSGIEKAGDLNMQNGYQIHKKSSAGNVKTDDKVNNLGKGVSNFNMRKAFSEVVAGSTAANSGFPPLQSNRQIMSNSEKSIKTKSAREGGREKVNGISVEQVLEKVALTPAIHEVKNDSTIVSNDVTKGNQIFQIGTHLDSMKMNRIEKTRPVTSSKHATVYVGFEHECPHGHRFILTADHLNRLGSPYALPVESAVASSLENIDHKGVGPFRGGKNGGHGKGRRLANGMISTTSRKLRNLEKSNEGSDDAISNIEGPAQFSRHPVHAAPGKDLETGLQPLNVNDSGYATSLLDRSLPIYMNCPHCMELKSKNDQTDVRFAGTISQLQRIFLVTPHFPIILAANPVIQFEESCLPPSVPDRKKKLQFCLGCRVILPPESFLSLRLPFIYGVQLENGNLHPLMPFEQQPELTAWITKGTTLQLVSKDSIHEELFT, via the exons ATGGACTCCTCAAAACCAAATCCTCAGTCCATGCGAGTCCTAATTCGACCTCCAATACCACCTTCTCATTCTCAAACTCCCTCAGTACTTCCTAGCCACGCCCAAGCTCCGGCTCCTTCTCCCCACCCACTTCCATCAACCTCATCGGAAGCACCAGCCACCTCTCCCTCTCCATTAAACCCTCAAAGCGGTGTCGTTGTGGTTGGTTTTATTGGAAAACGCCACGATGACGTTGCTTACCTGATGAACCGGATTATTGATTCTAATGTGTTCGGTTCCGGGGGTTTAGATAAGccaatttttgttaataaaccGGATGAGAAGACGGATTTTGCTGTAACCGACGATATGAAGAGCTGGTTTGAGTTTAGGAATATAAGCTACCATCATGATGAGGAAAAGGGGATTTTGTTTTTGCAATTCTCTTCAACTCGATGCCCTCTGATGGAAGGCAATTTGGAGTCTAAGATGGGATTTGATTCACTGTTGGAAGACTACGAATATGGCGATCTCCAAGCTATGCTCTTTATGTTCTCT GTTTGCCATGTTGTAGTATTTATCCAAGAAGGGCCACGCTTTGACACCCAGATACTGAAGAAACTTCGCGTCTTGCAAGCAGCTAAACAAGCAATGGCTCCATTTGTTAAGTCACAATCTCTGTCACCCTCTGTATCTGGCTCACCTTTTGCATCTCCATCACGTAGAGCTACATCAGGAAGATCATCTGACAATCCTTCGCCTGTCAAAAGCCGTGGCATTTTCAACCGAAATAATTCAGCAATTACTCTGATGTCAGGTTTAGGTTCATATACCTCTTTATTACCCGGGCAGTGTACTCCGGTTacactttttgtttttcttgatgattttgCTGATGATTATCCTAGTTCTAGTGTTGAGGAGCCAGGTGATATTTCCTCAGCGAATCAATCATCAAGTGTTGGTGCCTCGGCTCGACCAAGCTTGGCTCCGAAAGTTTCTGGTTCTGTGGTTGTGCTTGCACGCCCTATGAGTAAATCTGAAGGTGGGTTTAGGAAGAAATTGCAGTCTTCTCTGGAGGCACAGATCCGATTCTCCATTAAGAAATACCGGACACTGTCAGGTTCTGAAACTGGTCATACAGGTTCAAGAAGTGGGGGTGTGTCAAATTCTGCAATGCTGTTTTCCCTGGATGCATCAAAGGCTGTTGCACTTTTAGATATAACCTCTAATAAGAGAGGTGAATCCCTTGAATTTGCCACTGGCCTTGTGGAAGATGTTCTGAATGGAAAAGCAACCTCAGATTCTCTTCTATTTGAAAGTCATAGCCAGAGCGCAAATAGAGAAGACTTACTTTCTATCAAGGAGTTCATCTGCAGGCAGACTGATATATTAAGAGGAAGAGGGGGTGTGGTTTCGAATACTAATAGTGGTCCAGCTTCTGGTGTTGGCATGGTTGCTGTTGCTGCTGCAGCAGCAGCTGCTTCTGCTGCTTCTGGAAAGACATTTACTTCTCCTGAACTTCCACATTTGGAGAAATGGTTATCTTCTAGTCAGCATATTCTGCAAGCAATCCTGTCAGCAAAATATGCCATTGCAGATGAGACTGAAATTAGTAAGAGGAGACAAAGAAATTCTGTTTCACCACCTCTTGAAGAAAATGCTTCAAAAGTTTCAGATCCACTTGAAATTGCAATGTCTAATTTGGCAAGTGGTAGAGGGATAAATACTAGGTTTTCTACTCTATGGTGCCAAAAGGCCCTTCCAGTAGCTAAGGAGACATATTTAAATGAGTTGCCTTCGTGCTACCCAACTTCTCAGCATAAGGCCCATTTGGAGAGGGCTCTGCATGCTTTCAATTCAATGGTTAAGGGACCTGCTGTGCAGTTATACTTGCAGAAACTGGAAGAGGAATGCACATTCATCTGGACTTCTGGCAGGCAACTATGTGATGCTGTTAGCCTCACAGGAAAACCATGCATGCACCAAAGGCATGATGTAGAAACTGGTGGTTTATGTTCAAGTGATGATATTAAGATACATTCCAGTGGGTATGACTTCCTCCATGCATGTGCATGTGGTCGTTCAAGACTCCTGCGGCCAGATCCTTTTGATTTTGAAACCGCAAATGTCACTTTTAACCGTTCCATGGATTGTGACAAGCTTCTTCCCACAATTCAGTTACCCCAAGGAAGTGATACAAGTGGGCCCATTCATTCCCTAGCTTGGAGTTTAATCCGAGTTGGGAATGCAAGATACTACCAGCCGTCTAAAGGTTTGATGCAGAGTGGCTTCAGTTCTACCCAAAAGTTTCTTCTAAGGTGGACTATCCTTCTCGAGAAGCCTAAATATGAGAATGGCCTACTATCAAGCAATTCAGAGCAAGCAAATATAAATAGGTTTGGTGGCAATGCCAGGGATGAGCCTAACACAGATTCAGGCATAGAGAAGGCTGGCGACTTGAATATGCAAAATGGATATCAAATCCATAAGAAGTCTTCTGCAGGAAATGTCAAAACAGATGATAAAGTAAATAATTTAGGTAAAGGAGTTTCCAACTTTAATATGAGAAAAGCTTTTTCTGAGGTGGTAGCTGGTTCAACTGCTGCAAATTCAGGATTCCCCCCGCTACAATCAAATAGACAAATTATGTCAAATTCAGAAAAGAGTATTAAGACAAAAAGTGCGAGAGAAGGAGGTAGAGAGAAGGTTAATGGGATTAGTGTTGAACAAGTATTGGAAAAAGTTGCTCTAACTCCTGCTATTCATGAAGTTAAGAATGATAGCACTATTGTTTCTAATGATGTCACCAAGGGTAATCAAATATTCCAGATAGGTACACATTTGGATTCAATGAAGATGAATAGAATTGAGAAGACCAGACCAGTTACCTCTTCTAAACATGCAACAGTTTATGTTGGATTTGAGCATGAGTGTCCCCATGGGCACCGTTTTATATTAACTGCAGACCATCTCAACAGACTAGGTTCTCCTTATGCATTGCCTGTAGAATCCGCTGTCGCTTCATCTTTGGAAAATATAGATCATAAGGGGGTAGGTCCCTTCCGAGGGGGCAAGAATGGTGGCCATGGCAAAGGTCGCCGGCTGGCAAATGGGATGATTTCTACTACCTCTAGGAAACTCAGGAATCTGGAAAAGTCAAATGAGGGGTCAGATGACGCAATTTCAAACATAGAAGGGCCAGCTCAGTTTTCCAGGCATCCAGTACATGCTGCACCAGGAAAAGATCTTGAAACTGGTCTTCAACCTCTAAATGTCAATGACTCTGGCTATGCTACCTCCTTGTTAGATAGAAGTTTGCCCATATACATGAACTGCCCCCATTGCATGGAGTTGAAGAGTAAGAATGACCAAACAGATGTGAGATTTGCAGGAACCATTTCACAGCTCCAGAGGATCTTTCTG GTTACACCTCACTTCCCTATC
- the LOC107021490 gene encoding zinc finger protein ZAT5-like, whose amino-acid sequence MEFSEDSIDRTLVFKGKRSKRPRQFMAVAMVTSTSSTAVADGGAGGGGGSGGDGGEDVCNYSSSMQYSSSTTSTTQISTTSSTEEDEDMANCLILLAQSGRCQKLQVESTERKMVKISSRKFTEMATTTPGKAGFYVYECKTCNRTFPSFQALGGHRTSHKKIKTEEKKSTADSVSPSIDHHHQQQQQEEKINRIVTASTQIVNKGNSNLHSNLINKQPKIHECSICGAEFSSGQALGGHMRRHRPPTITATNTKITVDETSNNTSDNLSHDDDQNSKKPKLFLSLDLNLPASPEDDHHRDDNNNFEFSANQQSLLFSAAALVDCHY is encoded by the coding sequence ATGGAATTCTCCGAAGACTCAATTGATCGGACTTTGGTGTTCAAAGGTAAGCGTAGTAAGCGGCCACGACAGTTCATGGCGGTGGCGATGGTTACTTCCACGTCATCAACCGCTGTCGCTGACGGCGGtgctggtggtggtggtggcaGTGGCGGTGATGGAGGTGAGGATGTTTGTAATTACTCATCATCGATGCAGTATTCATCATCAACTACTTCAACTACTCAAATTTCGACGACGAGCAGTACAGAGGAAGATGAGGATATGGCGAATTGCTTAATTCTATTAGCACAAAGTGGCCGATGCCAGAAATTACAAGTGGAAAGTACAGAACGTAAGATGGTGAAAATCAGTAGCCGGAAATTTACAGAAATGGCTACAACAACACCCGGAAAAGCAGGGTTCTATGTCTACGAGTGTAAAACTTGTAACAGAACGTTTCCATCTTTTCAAGCACTTGGTGGGCATAGAACAAgtcacaaaaaaatcaaaaccgaaGAGAAAAAATCTACTGCTGATTCTGTTTCACCTTCAAtcgatcatcatcatcaacaacaacaacaagaggAGAAAATCAATCGGATTGTAACCGCTTCTACTCAAATAGTCAACAAAGGTAATTCGAATTTACATAGCAATTTGATCAACAAGCAGCCAAAAATTCACGAGTGTTCAATTTGTGGGGCGGAGTTCTCATCGGGTCAAGCTTTGGGTGGTCACATGAGAAGACATAGACCACCAACAATTACAGCAACAAACACTAAAATCACTGTTGATGAAACAAGTAACAACACTTCAGATAATTTATCACACGATGATGATCAGAATTCGAAAAAGCCAAAACTCTTCTTATCGCTTGATCTGAACCTGCCGGCGTCACCGGAAGATGATCATCACcgagatgataataataattttgaattttcagcTAACCAGCAAAGTCTCCTCTTCTCCGCTGCAGCTTTGGTGGATTGCCATTACTAA
- the LOC107021716 gene encoding probable ubiquitin conjugation factor E4, producing the protein MMTCKPQRTPAEIEDIILRKILLVSLVDSSVNDTRIVYLEMTAAELLGEGKELKLSRDLIERVLIDRLSGNFVSAEPPFQYLVNCYRRAHEEGRKIAPMKDKNVRSEMELVVKQVKKLVVSYCRIHLGNPDMFPNWDMAPANVSLLLPLLFSEFSTSVDEYGGSNGGGEVSSPPGFLDELFKNGNSDDMEPILKQLYEDLRGTVLNVSVLGNFQQPLRALMFLVKYPVGAKCLVNHPWWDPDCLIMNGRVIEMTSILGAFFHVSALPDRIIFESQPDVGQQCFSESATCRPADLSSSFTTITTFTNNLYDGLTEVLLTLLKNSTTRENVLGHLATIINKNSSRAQLQIDPLSCASSGMFVNLSAVMLKLCEPFLDANLTKRDKIDPRYVFSSNRLELRELTALHASSEEVSEWINQNNPGKVDVSKDGSVTSSGNDCGGPSSRQYNNPISSSEKVKYPFICECFFMTARVLNLGLLKAFSDFKHLVQDISRYEDDLSTMKTMLEQAPSSQLQQEITHLEKDLESYSQEELCYEAQLLRDVGLIQRALSFYRLMVVWLVGLVGGFKMPLPSPCPVEFASMPEHFVEDTMELLIFASRIPEAFDGVLLDDFMNFIILFMASPEYIRNPYLRAKMVEVLNCWMPRDDSSTAMSTLFEGHQLSLQYLVKNLLKLYVDIEFTGSHTQFYDKFNIRHNIAELLEYLWQVPNHQNAWRQFAKEEEKGVYLNFLNFLINDSIYLLDESLGKILELKELEAEMSNKEEWERKPAQERQERTHLFHSQENMIQTDMKMANQDVGLLAFTSEQITVPFLLPEMVDRVATMLNYFLLQLVGPQRKSLSLKDPEKYEFRPKELLKQIVKIYVHLARGDKENIFPAAIIRDGRSYSDQIFSATVDVLRRIGEDTSIIQEFIDLTEKAKTAASAALDAEAALVDIPDEFIDPIQYTLMKDPVILPSSKKTMDRPVIQRHLLSQSRDPFSRSHLTADMLIPNTELKAKIEAFIRSHELRKTMEDFNL; encoded by the coding sequence ATGATGACTTGTAAACCACAGAGGACACCGGCAGAGATCGAAGATATAATTCTTCGGAAAATCTTGCTTGTATCTCTAGTTGATTCATCGGTAAACGATACACGCATTGTGTATCTAGAGATGACGGCGGCGGAGCTATTGGGTGAGGGTAAAGAGTTAAAGTTGTCTAGGGATTTGATTGAGAGGGTTTTAATCGACCGACTTTCCGGTAATTTTGTATCGGCGGAACCACCGTTTCAGTATCTGGTCAATTGTTACCGTCGGGCACATGAAGAGGGGAGGAAGATTGCGCCGATGAAGGATAAGAACGTTAGGTCTGAGATGGAATTGGTAGTTAAGCAAGTAAAGAAACTTGTTGTCTCATACTGTAGGATACATTTAGGGAATCCTGATATGTTTCCCAATTGGGATATGGCACCAGCTAATGTATCTCTGTTGCTTCCTTTGTTGTTTTCCGAGTTTTCAACTTCCGTGGATGAATATGGTGGGAGCAATGGTGGTGGAGAAGTTTCAAGTCCACCTGGGTTTTTGGATGAGTTATTTAAGAATGGGAATAGTGATGATATGGAACCAATACTGAAGCAATTATATGAAGATTTGAGAGGGACAGTGCTAAATGTTTCAGTTTTGGGTAATTTTCAGCAGCCTCTTAGAGCTTTAATGTTTTTGGTTAAGTATCCAGTAGGTGCAAAGTGTTTGGTGAATCATCCTTGGTGGGATCCGGATTGTTTGATTATGAATGGAAGAGTTATTGAGATGACAAGCATTTTGGGTGCTTTCTTTCATGTCAGTGCTTTGCCTGACCGTATAATCTTCGAGAGTCAGCCGGATGTTGGTCAGCAGTGTTTCTCTGAATCGGCTACATGTCGTCCTGCTGATCTCTCCTCTTCTTTCACAACGATCACAACTTTTACGAATAACTTGTATGATGGCTTGACAGAAGTTCTGTTGACTCTTCTGAAAAATTCAACCACTCGTGAAAATGTCCTCGGACATCTTGCAActattataaacaaaaattcGTCAAGGGCACAGTTGCAGATTGATCCATTATCTTGTGCTAGTTCAGGCATGTTTGTAAATCTCAGTGCCGTTATGCTTAAGCTCTGTGAACCTTTCTTAGATGCCAATTTGACAAAACGAGATAAGATTGACCCCCGATATGTGTTTTCTAGCAACCGTCTGGAACTGAGAGAGCTGACTGCTCTGCATGCATCATCAGAAGAAGTCTCTGAATggataaatcaaaataatcctGGGAAAGTTGATGTCTCTAAAGATGGCAGTGTTACAAGCTCTGGGAATGACTGTGGTGGACCTTCAAGTCGCCAATATAACAACCCAATATCAAGTAGTGAGAAAGTTAAATACCCCTTCATATGTGAATGCTTCTTCATGACTGCACGGGTGCTCAACCTGGGACTCCTAAAAGCATTTTCAGACTTTAAGCATCttgttcaagacatttcaagATACGAAGATGATTTGTCTACCATGAAAACCATGCTAGAACAAGCACCCTCTTCACAGTTGCAGCAGGAAATAACTCACTTGGAAAAAGATCTTGAGTCATATTCACAGGAAGAATTATGCTATGAAGCCCAATTACTGAGGGATGTAGGACTTATCCAGCGTGCATTATCCTTCTACAGGTTGATGGTTGTTTGGCTGGTGGGGCTTGTTGGTGGTTTTAAGATGCCTTTACCTTCCCCTTGCCCTGTGGAGTTTGCATCTATGCCTGAGCACTTCGTTGAAGATACCATGGAGCTGCTAATTTTTGCTTCTCGGATTCCTGAAGCTTTTGATGGTGTCTTGCTGGACGACTTCATGAATTTCATTATCTTGTTCATGGCAAGTCCAGAATATATCAGAAACCCTTACCTTCGGGCAAAGATGGTTGAAGTCCTAAACTGTTGGATGCCCCGCGATGACAGCTCTACTGCAATGTCTACTTTGTTTGAGGGGCATCAACTCTCTCTGCAGTACCTTgtgaaaaatcttttgaagctttatgttgacattgaatTTACAGGTTCCCACACGCAGTTCTATGATAAATTTAATATCCGCCACAACATTGCTGAACTACTTGAATATCTTTGGCAAGTTCCAAATCACCAGAATGCATGGAGGCAGTTTGCCAAGGAGGAGGAGAAGggtgtttatttgaatttcttaaacTTCTTGATTAATGATAGCATCTATCTTCTCGACGAAAGTCTTGGTAAAATTCTTGAACTAAAAGAGCTGGAAGCTGAAATGTCTAACAAAGAGGAATGGGAGCGAAAACCAGCTCAAGAAAGGCAGGAGAGAACCCATCTGTTCCATTCACAAGAGAACATGATTCAAACTGATATGAAGATGGCAAATCAAGATGTGGGCCTGTTAGCATTTACTTCAGAACAAATCACTGTTCCTTTTCTTCTTCCTGAGATGGTGGACAGAGTTGCTACCATGTTGAATTACTTCTTACTACAGCTGGTCGGACCACAAAGAAAATCTCTTAGCTTGAAAGACCCTGAAAAGTATGAATTTCGTCCAAAAGAGTTGCTGAAACAGATTGTGAAAATATATGTGCATTTGGCGAGAGGAGATAAGGAGAACATCTTTCCAGCTGCAATTATAAGAGATGGTCGCTCGTACAGTGATCAGATATTTAGTGCTACAGTTGATGTCCTTAGAAGAATTGGTGAAGATACGAGTATTATACAAGAGTTCATCGACCTTACTGAAAAGGCCAAGACTGCAGCTTCAGCAGCACTGGATGCTGAGGCTGCTCTTGTAGACATTCCTGATGAATTCATTGACCCGATCCAATATACTTTAATGAAGGATCCTGTCATACTTCCCTCTTCGAAGAAAACAATGGACCGACCTGTTATTCAGCGGCACCTTCTTAGTCAGAGTAGAGACCCATTTAGCCGGTCTCATCTAACTGCGGACATGTTGATTCCCAACACTGAGTTGAAGGCGAAAATCGAAGCGTTCATCCGGTCCCATGAACTGCGGAAGACTATGGAGGATTTCAATTTGTAA
- the LOC107021237 gene encoding histone H2B.1, with amino-acid sequence MAPKAGKKPAEKKPVEEKKAEEVPAEKKPKAGKKLPKDAGADKKKKKSKKSVETYKIYIFKVLKQVHPDIGISSKSMGIMNSFINDIFEKLAQESSRLARINKKPTITSREIQTAVRLVLPGELAKHAVSEGTKAVTKFTRGKKPAEKKPVEEKKAEEVPAEKKPKAGKKLPKDAAVDKKKKKAKKSIETYKIYIFKVLKQVHPDIGISSKSMGIMNSFINDIFEKLAQEASRLARINKKPTITSREIQTAVRLVLPGELAKHAVSEGTKAVTKFTSN; translated from the exons ATGGCACCAAAGGCAGGAAAGAAGCCAGCTGAGAAGAAACCAGTTGAGGAGAAGAAGGCTGAGGAAGTTCCTGCTGAGAAAAAGCCAAAGGCCGGAAAGAAGCTACCTAAGGATGCCGGCGCcgacaagaagaagaagaagtcaaAGAAGAGCGTTGAAACCTACAAGATCTATATCTTCAAGGTTTTGAAGCAGGTGCATCCCGATATCGGTATCTCCAGCAAGTCTATGGGTATCATGAACAGCTTTATCAATGACATTTTTGAGAAGCTTGCTCAAGAATCATCAAGACTGGCTAGGATCAACAAGAAGCCAACTATAACTTCTAGGGAAATTCAGACTGCTGTTAGACTTGTTCTGCCTGGTGAATTGGCAAAGCATGCTGTTTCTGAAGGAACTAAGGCAGTCACCAAGTTTACTA GAGGTAAAAAGCCAGCTGAGAAGAAACCAGTGGAGGAGAAGAAGGCCGAGGAAGTTCCAGCAGAGAAGAAGCCGAAAGCCGGAAAGAAGCTCCCTAAGGATGCCGCCGTcgacaagaagaagaagaaggcaaagaAGAGCATTGAGACCTACAAGATCTACATCTTCAAGGTGCTCAAGCAGGTTCATCCCGATATTGGTATTTCCAGCAAGTCTATGGGTATAATGAACAGTTTCATTAATGATATATTTGAAAAGCTTGCTCAGGAAGCATCTAGATTGGCTAGGATTAATAAGAAGCCTACGATTACATCTAGGGAAATTCAGACTGCCGTAAGACTTGTTTTGCCTGGTGAATTGGCTAAGCATGCTGTATCTGAAGGAACTAAGGCTGTTACTAAGTTTACTAGCAATTAG